The Rhodococcus rhodochrous DNA window CACACTGTCCGCCGTCGACCTCGGTGCCGCGGCGGAAGGCTTCGCGCTCGGCGCCTACACCTACACCGAGTTCCGGTCGGAGAAGTCCGCACCCAAGGAGGACGCGCAGCCGGTCGCGCGGGTGGAGCTGCTCGTGCCCTCGACCCGCGACCGCGCGGCCAAGGCGGCGCTCACCCGCTCCGTCGCGATCGCCGAGGCCGTCGCGACGGCCCGGAACTTCGTGAACACCCCGCCGAGCCACCTGTTCCCGGCCGAGTTCGCCGAGCGCGCGAAGGCACTCGGCGAGGCCGCCGGTCTGAAGGTCGAGATCCTCGACGAGAAGGCGCTCGAGAAGAAGGGCTTCGGCGGCATCGTCGGCGTCGGCAAGGGCTCGTCGCGTCCCCCGCGTCTCGTGCGCCTGTCCTACTCGTCGAAGAAGCGCAAGGCCCCGAAGGTCGCGCTCGTGGGCAAGGGCATCACTTTCGACACCGGCGGCATCTCCATCAAGCCCGCCGCCGGTATGGAGGCGATGACCTCCGACATGGCCGGCGCCGCCGCGGTCGTCGCGACCGTCGTGCTCGCCGCGAAACTCGGTGTCGCTGCCGACGTCACCGCGACCGTGCCGATGGCCGAGAACATGCCGTCGTCGACCGCGCAGCGTCCGGGTGACGTGCTGACCCAGTACGGCGGAACCACCGTCGAGGTCATCAACACCGACGCCGAGGGTCGCCTGATCCTCGCCGACGCCATCGTGCGCGCATGCGAGGACGATCCCGACTACCTCATCGACACCGCGACCCTCACCGGCGCGCAGATGGTCGCCCTCGGCACCCGGACGCCGGGCGTCATGGGTCACGACGAGTTCCGCGACCGCGTGGCCGCGCTGTCCCAGGAGGTCGGTGAGAACGGCTGGGCGATGCCCTTCCCGAAGGAACTGCGCGGCGATCTCGAGTCCCGCGTGGCCGACCTCGCGAACGTCTCCCCCCACCGGTGGGGCGGCATGCTCACGGCCGGCATCTTCCTGAAGGAGTTCGTCGCAGAGGGCGTGCAGTGGGCGCACATCGACGTCGCCGGCCCGGCCTTCAACACCGGCGGACCGTTCGGTTACGTCGGCAAGGGCGGCACCGGCGTGCCCGTGCGCACGATGCTCGCCGTGATCGAGGACGTCGCCGCCAACGGATGATCTCCCGCACCGGTCCTCTCCCGACGGGCCCCGCCCGGGACGAGGGAGAGGACCGGTGTGATCGGCAACAGCGGAACCCCCGGTGTGAGGTGATCCGCCCCTCCCCGAACATCACCGAAAGATAGGTGCAAGGATGGGAGGGGCCATGCCCCGCCGGTATCGGCCCGACCGAACACGTGAACCAGCAGGCACGGGGTTCCTGCCCCGCGCACAATGGTCAACGACCACACAATGGTCGGCGACCACGAGTCGGTACAACTCAACACACACGAACACAACCGTCGAGGAGTCAACAGACATGGCCTTCTCCGTCCAGATGCCAGCGCTTGGTGAGAGCGTCACCGAGGGAACTGTCACGCGATGGCTCAAGCAGGAAGGAGACACGGTCGAAGTCGACGAGCCCCTGCTCGAAGTCTCCACGGACAAGGTCGACACCGAGATCCCGTCGCCTGCAGCCGGCGTGCTGGTCAAGATCGTCGCCCAGGAGGACGACACGGTCGAGATCGGTGGCGAACTGGCCGTGATCGGTGACGCCGGTGAGGAAGCCGGCGGAGATTCCGCACCCGCTGCCGAAGAGGCACCGGCCGAAGAGGCTCCCGCCGAAGAGCCCGCCGCGGAGTCCGCCCCCGCGCAGCCCGCATCCTCGGGTGGCAGCGGCGAGGGCACCCCGGTCACCATGCCCGCACTGGGCGAGTCGGTCACCGAAGGCACCGTCACCCGCTGGCTCAAGGCCGTCGGCGACGAGGTCGCCGTGGACGAACCGCTCCTCGAGGTCTCCACCGACAAGGTCGACACCGAGATCCCCTCCCCGGTCGCCGGCATCCTCACCGAGATCACCGCGCAGGAGGACGAGACCGTCGAGGTCGGCGGACAGCTCGCCGTCATCGGCAGCGAGGCTCCCGCCCAGCAGTCCGCCCCGGCCCAGCAGTCCGCCCCGGCCGAGGAGTCGGCTCCGGCCGCCGAGCCCACCACCGAGCCGTCCGAGGAGGCCGCTCCGGCTCCGTCCGAGCCCGCGCAGCCCGCATCGTCGGGTGGCAGCGGCGAGGGCACCCCGGTCACCATGCCCGCACTGGGCGAGTCGGTCACCGAAGGCACCGTCACCCGCTGGCTCAAGGCCGTCGGCGACGAGGTCGCCGTGGACGAGCCGCTCCTCGAGGTCTCCACCGACAAGGTCGACACCGAGATCCCCTCCCCGGTCGCCGGCATCCTCACCGAGATCACCGCGCAGGAGGACGAGACCGTCGAGGTCGGCGGACAGCTCGCCGTCATCGGCAGCGAGGCTCCCGCCCAGCAGTCCGCCCCGGCCCAGCAGTCCGCCCCGGCCGAGGAGAAGCCCGCGCCGAAGCAGGAGGCTCCGAAGCAGGAGACTCCGAAGCCCGCCGAGCAGAAGCCCGCCGCACAGCAGCAGGCCCCGAAGGTCGAGCAGGCCACCCCGGCTCCCGCACCGAAGCCGGTCGGAACCGCGGCGACGACCCCGAAGCCCGCACCTCAGGAGGAGTCCACCCCGAGCGGTGCGACCCCGTACGTCACCCCGCTCGTGCGCAAGCTCGCCTCGCAGCACGGCGTCGACCTGTCGACGGTCAAGGGCACCGGTGTCGGTGGCCGCATCCGCAAGCAGGACGTCCTCGCCGCCGCCGAGGGCGGCAAGGCCGCCGGTGGCGAGCAGCAGAAGCCTGCCGCTCCGGCCGGTCCGGCTCCGGGTGTCCGTCCCGAGCTCGCCAAGCTGCGCGGAACGACCCAGAAGGTCAACCGCATCCGCCAGATCACGGCGAAGAAGACCCTCGAGTCGCTGCAGACCACCGCGCAGCTCACCCAGACCTTCGAGGTCGACGTCACCAAGATCGCCCAGTTGCGGGCCCAGGCGAAGAAGACGTTCTCCGAGCGCGAGGGCGTCAACCTCACCTTCCTGCCGTTCTTCGCCAAGGCCGTCGTCGAGGCGCTGCGCGCGCACCCGAACGTCAACGCCTCCT harbors:
- the sucB gene encoding 2-oxoglutarate dehydrogenase, E2 component, dihydrolipoamide succinyltransferase yields the protein MAFSVQMPALGESVTEGTVTRWLKQEGDTVEVDEPLLEVSTDKVDTEIPSPAAGVLVKIVAQEDDTVEIGGELAVIGDAGEEAGGDSAPAAEEAPAEEAPAEEPAAESAPAQPASSGGSGEGTPVTMPALGESVTEGTVTRWLKAVGDEVAVDEPLLEVSTDKVDTEIPSPVAGILTEITAQEDETVEVGGQLAVIGSEAPAQQSAPAQQSAPAEESAPAAEPTTEPSEEAAPAPSEPAQPASSGGSGEGTPVTMPALGESVTEGTVTRWLKAVGDEVAVDEPLLEVSTDKVDTEIPSPVAGILTEITAQEDETVEVGGQLAVIGSEAPAQQSAPAQQSAPAEEKPAPKQEAPKQETPKPAEQKPAAQQQAPKVEQATPAPAPKPVGTAATTPKPAPQEESTPSGATPYVTPLVRKLASQHGVDLSTVKGTGVGGRIRKQDVLAAAEGGKAAGGEQQKPAAPAGPAPGVRPELAKLRGTTQKVNRIRQITAKKTLESLQTTAQLTQTFEVDVTKIAQLRAQAKKTFSEREGVNLTFLPFFAKAVVEALRAHPNVNASFDDGKKEITYHAAEHLGIAVDTEQGLLSPVIHNAGDLSLAELARAIADIAERARKGGLKPDELAGGTFTITNIGSQGALFDTPILVPPQAAMLGTGAIVKRPVVVIDETGNESIGVRSMCYLPLTYDHRLIDGADAGRFLKTIKHRLEEGAFEADLGL
- a CDS encoding leucyl aminopeptidase, whose protein sequence is MSAPTPDLPELVLAGSVSTRADVLVIGVTSSDGTPEILAGDAPIDEAVLGELLDALVAVGAKGRGEELTRVPAPASLPVASVLAVGLGDADKIDAEQVRRSAGTAARALTGVETVATTLSAVDLGAAAEGFALGAYTYTEFRSEKSAPKEDAQPVARVELLVPSTRDRAAKAALTRSVAIAEAVATARNFVNTPPSHLFPAEFAERAKALGEAAGLKVEILDEKALEKKGFGGIVGVGKGSSRPPRLVRLSYSSKKRKAPKVALVGKGITFDTGGISIKPAAGMEAMTSDMAGAAAVVATVVLAAKLGVAADVTATVPMAENMPSSTAQRPGDVLTQYGGTTVEVINTDAEGRLILADAIVRACEDDPDYLIDTATLTGAQMVALGTRTPGVMGHDEFRDRVAALSQEVGENGWAMPFPKELRGDLESRVADLANVSPHRWGGMLTAGIFLKEFVAEGVQWAHIDVAGPAFNTGGPFGYVGKGGTGVPVRTMLAVIEDVAANG